From the genome of Rana temporaria chromosome 8, aRanTem1.1, whole genome shotgun sequence:
CAGAAGATACAGATGTTAGGAGAACTGTCATGTATGGTAACTTTGCCTGGGTTTTCTACCACCAGAACCAGTTCACCGAGAGCTCCACCTATGCAGAAAAGGCGGAGACCATTTTAAAGCAATATGAGTCTCCTCCAGAGAAAAACACTCTTCTGTCAGATATATATGGTGAACAAGGTTGGACTTACTTATCCTTTATAGGAAAATACTATCAACAAGCTGTTGAGTGTTTTGAAAAAGCTCTAGAACTTTCCCCAGAAGATCCAGAATTGAATTCAGGCCATGCAATGGCTGTCTATAGATTAGAAATGTTGAGCTTCAGCAGCAAcaacacagaaaacaaatctGTTCCACTCTTGGAACGAGCTGTTAGATTAAATCCCAGAGATACAGTGGTGAAGGTTCTCCTGGCTTTGAAATATCTAGATATGAAGAACTATGATCAAGGAGCTATTTTAATAGAACAAGCTCTACAAGAACAACCAGAATCTCCTTATGTTCTTCGATATGTGGCAAAATGTTACATAAAAAACAGGCGGATAAATGAAGCTATTGCAATGTTTAAGAAAGTTCTCAGTTTAACTCCTAACTCCAGCTCTGTTCATTATGAACTTGCCAAGTGTTATAAAATTTTGATAAAAATGCCCACCTGTTACAATAAGCAGCAAAAATCTGAAGCCATTGAAAATGCAATATTTCACTTGGAAAAGGCTGTCGCGCTAAACAGGTTATTTGTGCCAGCTCACATTTTATTGGCCCAAGTATACATAAAAGGTAATCAACACCAAAAGTCAAAAGTAGTATTTGACAAAACTCTGATTATGAATAATATCAGCCCTGAACAGAAACAAGAGCTCAATTTATCCTGggcacaacatttaaaaaattctagaagaTCTAAGTCTGAAGCAGTAAGGCATTATAAGGAagtgatagagatacaaagtCTATCATTATTTAGAGAAACCGCCATTAAAGAACTGGAAAGCCTTGCTGAAACCATAATTGTCCAAAATCCAATGGATGCCACTGGACATGCTTTGCTTGGGTACATCCACCAGCAAAGAGGACAGGACATCTAGCAATGAAGTTCTACAATAAAGCTCTTCTactggagccagacaaccagcagTACTTAGAAGCTTGTTCTGCTTTGCAAGCCACATTATCATGACATAATATATTTCTATAAAATTAGAAGATGAGAATGTACTAACTACATGAAGCTATAGCAGCCATTATTTCTTCTGATCTTAACTGCTCTGAATATTATAAATGTGCCTATGATTACTACACTTTGTAGTGATTTTGGCAAGGCCCTATTGCATAAATTTAGTGATCTTAACTAATAATAAATTAACAACAAAATAAATTGATTTGAATTGTGTCACTCTTGTACTGGTCTGCTTAATTAATCTTCTGGGTATTAGATGAAGCACCCACCTGACCTCCAAAGGCGTGGTGGTGACCCCCAGAGACAGGGAGGGCTGACATTTTACCTCAAGGTGTGGGTTGCTAGGCATGGTGGGTGCTGTACAAGGTAGACAGTTGAAGAAAAGATGTCAGTCACTTTTATGCTGAACAAATGTGAGTTTATTGCTCGCAATAACAGACAATTAAGGGAGAGAGGGGTAGGGTACAGGACACCCTTAGTCAAACAAAGCAGCATGTAGgcagctgtcagtgatagggcagCCTAGCTGGCTGCAAGAGCAGGTAGTTTAGTAATCATATGCAATCACACTGCATTCGTGTTGTTATGTTTATGTATGTACTTATGTTTAACACATGGACCTCTagagtgtctccaacaccattttggaggagccctgtgtCCTGATAGGCCACACaagatctccagagatttgggcGCCCATTTTGGGGTGGTTTCTTTATATAGGAAAGTTCAGGCATGTTTTAGGGAGTACACGTGTGGATGcagatagggacagagaccctgcttgtaAAGGGAGAGATAGGAGAAGTcagggagagtgttccggcctgtgagggatagttcaggggtcctacggagtcctgcagtggtaaccttggtcggatgaaagactcccagctACTACggggaatgtgtttccagcctcttccaataCGCATTGTGTGCTGGGGTATATAATGTGCCATTAATtgggaagtgcctgtgatactcagaaaTCCACATCACTTAGAACaacagtatctgtactgcatatttgtgcctccatgcctggagTGGAACCATTTGCCATTCgattgtaaagactgttactactaccgcctctcggtaataaacgttaccttgtacaaagaactttacgtgtgtctccctcTGTGAATCGCCACACCCTCACCCCGCTTACAAGCAGTATAGCAGACCAGCAGACCCTTTAGACAAAAAGTAGAAAAGGTAGACAAAAGTACagaaaaagagcctttaagctgtAACCAGCAATCTGTACTTTATCTCCTATAGCAACTGAAAAACTCACAAAAAGGAAGACAGGATTCTCTGGATGATTCCCATCTTGATGCTTTCCCAGGCTCTCCACAGTTCCCTGGTCTATGGTAAAGTACCCTCTGGTGCTCCAACTCAGGTCTCCATCCTTTCCTTAATGCCTCCAGCCCATAAGCAGGCTCTCCCTTGCAGAGCCTCAAGCACATGGCTAGGCCATTAGACCTACCCAACGCAGCTGTTCCTCACACATCCAATTCAGACGGTGGTCAGGGTGGGAGtacctgatcacctgacttcccCAATTATTTACACTATTTGCTAGCATGCTCAGCAGCTAGATAAACTCCTACTAATTGACTGAGAAAAGTATGCATATTCACTGCAGCTCATTATACTActgctaagagccctttcacactgtgccgccCTCCGCGTCGGGAAAAAACACCACTATTTTTTGCGGCGCTTTAGCGTCGGATTTGCTGCGCTATTCGCCCGCTagcgggacgcttttaaccccccgctagcggccgaaaaatggttaaaactgcccgcaaacCGCCTCTACagcaggagcgcattaggagcggtgagttcaccgctTCTAAtgagctccaaagaagctgctggcaggactttttctgactctctgccagcgcaccactccagtgtgaaagccctcgggctttcacactggagtttgaggagcagctgttttagggcgccttgcaggtgctatttttaacgctatagcgcctgcaaaacgccctcagtgtaaaaggggtctaaaggtaacagtgccacctattgacagaaGGGAGGAACCACAACTAAACCAGGTTTAGAAAACCCAAATGATCATAAAGACTATAAATCAATCAGGTTAACTACAACCTAGCACAGCTAAATTTACTGGTAGCCCCTTTTTAAGACAAGGGTGCTACATAGATTTAAATTAAAGTCATTTTGGAtccatttttttaaacagtgaaAGAAACAAAATTGCTTCCACATCCCTTCAGATAATCCgatcccttttttaatttttaaaactgTACTAGAGGAATGACCACTGGATTGCTGAGTCAGGCCAATTAAtaagtagtttaaccacttcagccccgaaaaatgtacccctttcctgaccagagcactttttgcaattcggcactgcgtcgctttaactgacaattgcgcagtcgtgcggttaaacactagggggcgatcaaggggttaagtgtgtcatagggagtgattctaactgtggggggatggtctcactacagcatgacagagatcactgctcccgatgacaggaaatgacactgctcccgatgatgctcccgatctctgtcatgtcactaggcagaacaggaaaatgccttgttttctGCTGCTTCGTGACACGATCAATGGTACccggtggacattgagtccgcgggcacggtcacagaacACGCGGCGGGCGTGCAAGCGCACCCACTATGCAGCGATTTTAAGGCAACATACAGGTATGTTGAACTTTTACCATATTCACTAAGCCAAGTGACCCTTGATTGTACTCAAGGCCAATTTCATTTCTACCCctaactgaagaaaggcaagaattctACCTATGACATACTTCCGGGGATGCCATTTTTTAGCCTGACACCTGGAAATATCAGCCTTCCAGAGCCTATAATAAATGGTCCTGGAAGCCAGCTTCCTTGCATTAATCAGGGTGGTTACCACAGAACCTGCAAGCCCTCGACTTAGAATGTGGGCTTCAatagccagaccgtcaaatttagtgactgtgaggccccgtacacacgaccagtttccttggcagaattcagcttccgaccgagtttctggctgaattctgccgagaaacccggccgtgtgtacaatttggccgaggaagccgacgaggacctcggcgaggaaatagagaacatgttctctatttcctcgttgttctatgggagctctcggcccgccaagctcctcggcggcttcagggctgaactggccgaggaactcgatgtgtttggcacgttgagttcctcggccgtgtgtacggggcctaaggcaggatggaatactgTGACAGCAGGTCTGGACGACCCAGAAGAGTCCAAGTCCCCCCCACTGTTATCCTAATGATCTCTGCATACCAAGATCTTCTGGACCATGCTGGGACTACTAGAACCACTGGCTTTCGTTACTGCTTGATCCTGCAAAGAAGCCACGGTAGCAGCTGAACTGGGGGAATGCATAAATTAGTGAAAACTGATCCCATGGGGTCACTAATGCATCTGTCTTGTATGCGAGAGGATcccttgttcttgacacaaagttgtccaactttttgttgaacctggacgccaaTAGATCTATGTCCGGTTACTCCATCTTTGGCATATGGCCAAGAAAATGTCAGGGTGGAGAAATCATTCTCCCAGGAGAATTTGTTGACGAATCAAGAAATCCGTTTGCCGATTCtccacccctggaatgaagactgctGATAGGAAAAGGCACATGCTCCTCTGCCCAGACCAGAACATGATTCACCTCCCTCTGGGCTGAACAgcttctggtgcccccttggtgattgatcTAGGCCACTGTTGTGGCATTGTGGGACTGTATCCCGACGGGACAGTCCTGAAACCTGTATGTCCAGGCTATTAGCGCTAGACATACTGCCCAAATCTCTAGGCCGTTGAAGGGCAAGGTCTTTTCGGACACTGACCACTTCCTTTGGACAGTGGTCTCTTCCAGGGCTGCACCCAACCCAggaggctggcatccgttgttAGGTAACCGACATGAAGGATTTTCCCTTCAACAAATTTTTGGTTACCAACCACCAATTGAGACTCTGGAATACCCTCAGGGTCAGACACATTGGATAAAACAAGGTTTGGGTATCTTTGTTCCAAACAGATAGATTGCTGATTTGTAGCAGtcttgaatgaaactgggcatagGGCACCGCTTCGAATGATGCCATCATCTTTCCCAGGACCTCATACAGAGGCAGATGGAAGGATCCTTCCTTGTCCTGATCACCTGGGTCAGCTCCCTTATAGCATTGACTTTTGCCTGGGGCAAAAACACCCTTTTTTTGGGCTGAGTATATGACCAGGCCCAAATACTCcagccttcttttttttctttttttttttttttaaagtgtattttgtgcgtgtactcgagagaggagccggactgcaggatttgggagtaggcaggcctcccccagaggcaatctaccacctttctccatgccccgggtggcaatggcaggtgtgtgagggggtcctcccacacagcccgccctacctgctccactttgaagcccaacgaggcagagggactccctataagggagtgagaggatctagcccgctcaaccagccccgttagtccttcgcctctctttttagagaccgcgtggtcaaagtgcgtgcatgttaacccaatttcgagtgcgtgtaagtgtggtggtttttgtgggaggggggtgggcgtactaagcgcaggcttacctcgcatagcacacccaccgggagccgggctgagaccaccaaactcaattcacatgtagccgagactgggatccgaacccctagctgcagaggtgaatggcttgtcagcgcagtgccaatcgcgttgagccaccgcagctccctgatACTCCAGCCTTCTTACCGGATGTAAGGAAGATTTTTCTAGGTTGACAATCTAACCCAGATGTTCCAGATACTTGACAGTGCAAAACACGCCCTGGTTCAATCCATGCCATTACTACTATACCCTGGTCCTTTAGTCTTGCTAGTACTGGGGCCAGAGCCTTCCTAAATACTCTGGGAGCAGTGGCCAGCCCGAAGGTTAAGGCCACGAATTGAAAGTGGCGGTGTTCTACTGCAAAACGCAGAAAATTCTGGTGAGCGGGAAATATAGGCACATGCAGTTATACAtccttgatgtctattgatgctagAAATTCCCCTCCCCGCAGGGTAGAGGTGACTGACCAAATTGACTCCATGCGAAAGGAACGGATGTTTAGAAACCGATTCAGATTTTTGAGGTCTAGAATGGGTCTGACATCTTCATTCAGTTTTGGTACCGTGAAGAGATTTGAGTAGAACCCCATTTCCTGTTCCTCTGATGGGGTCTCTATGATGACTCCCTGAGACATCAACTGGTCTAgtgctagaaacaaaaaaaaatatttttcctggaTCCTTGGGAACATTGGAACTTAAAAAATGGTCCGCAGgaaactctagcttgtagcctagGGCTACTACAGAGGTGACCCATCTGTCTAGGATCTCTTCCTGCCAAGCCCCTGTAAACTACagaagtcttccccccactcgatccaccgggggcgccccttcacaaggagGCCTTGGGATTCTGCTTTGTAGGTTTTTCCCCCCTGGGCCTTCTTTGGGCCCTGTGCTTGGTCCTGAGGCCTACTCTTTGATCCTGACGGCAGAGGTCGTCGCGACTGCCTGGAGGCTGGGGTTCCTGGCACTGGGGAGGAAGCCCTTTTGATCGGTAGAAGTGTATTCTTAACACTTGAAATTTTTTGGATGTACTTGGATGTAAATCCTCCCCAAACAACCGTTccccatgaaagggaaaaccagcCAATAGCATTTTTACAAAGTGATTCAGCTGACCAATCTTTTAGCCACAGAATTCTACGCATTTGCACCAATAGAAGAGCCATACGAGATGCCTGATGAATAGAGTCTTTGATAGCATCAACCGCAAAACACAAGGCCCTTGGCAGCTCAGCTAGATCCTGAGCCTCCTCTCCTCGAGCAGGCACATCCTTAAGACCTGCTTAACCTCATCTGTTAGGGCTTGGCAAATACCTATTGCTGCTATTGTAGGTtgtgcccaggggcggactgaccgttGGGGCTCTCGGTCACTGCCacaagggggccccatcagggttgccaggctcaataaaatcagggacagtatgtaaaactctgtggttttttttacatctgtccctgatatgtctgaaaccgacatgcttttgatgtgaaaatcctgagattttagctgccctgcctctgcactgcctcctggtgtggtggccatctgtaatcccgggagccccataatcttctattgcccgggggccccatgagttgtcagtccgccactGGTTGTGCCACTGCCCCAGCTATGGAAAAAAAAGCTTTAAGTAAAGATTCCAGTCTTTTGTCAGctggatccttaaacacctgaaCATTGTCCACCAGACAGGTCAGACTCTTATTAACAGAGGAGATAGCTGCGTCAACTGCCAGCAAACTCCACTTTTTAGTGAActttctcttccataggataaAGAAGAGAAAATTTTCTAGGAGGAAGAAAATGCATGTCAAGGTTATCCAAGTCTGCATATATTAGTTGTTCCAGTAAAGGATGTACAGAAAAAGCGTGAGGATTCTGTGGAGGCTTCAGGGAGCCCAGCTCAGCTGTCTTTGCTGGGGGCATTTTATACACAGACCGGACCAACTCCGTAGGGGACTGAACCAACAACCTTTAAGATTGTGAGGCTGAAACAGGCTCTTCCGAGACTGAGTCTTCAGAGGAGGAGACATCTGCCTGCCTCTCTTCCTGATCcccaaaggcaaaaaaaacatcTCTTGCCCATTCCTGTTCCAACACAGGAAGGTcaggggcaggggagggggaCCTATCGTGTTTTCTCCCAGACTGGGAAGAAGATGCAATCATTTCAGCTATATTGCCTTCCAATCCAGCTGAAGCAAAATCATCCTTAGTGACGTACACAGAGGCTGAAAGGTTGGAAGCAGTTGCAACACCTGAAGGACTAAATGGCTCAGCCTGGCCTGTCGCTTCAGGTCTCTCAGGGGAAGATGGCACTGTGGAAGTGTGACTAGGATGCTCAGACCCTGACCGCAGCACCCTTGCACTTCTCCCTGTTGAATTCCCCCTTGTATTTCGGTAAGACATAGTCCTAAGCACAAAAGCAGAGATACTAACACCATGCATCCACTGCTGAGCACTAGTCCAGCAATGAGTATTATGCCGCTAATAATTGCCCAGCCTGATGCTGAGTAGATATGCCTTTAAGAATGCCTGTGTCCACTGCTCATACAGCTTACATGCCTCACACATGCTCTGTGTCCTCTTTTCCACCAGCCACCAGTTTGTTTGCAGAGTAAACAATTTTATAAGAGAGTGAGCCCTGCACCTGTGCTGTGCACTGTGCACAGCGTTCCTCATGCACACCGGCCCCTTAAGTCACTCCCCGACATCCCGGGATCGTCTTCCCCTCCTGTCCTTCAAAATGAGCCAAATTCCCACAAGGTCCCACGatcggagggggaggggggaaggtgcTCTTCCAGGGGGACCCAACGCATACAGGCAGGAGACCCCCCAAACCTTTCTGGTGGCTGCAGAGCAAGCTTACACTATGGCATTGACACTGAGTAATAGCTTGTATATGGGGTTCCTCTCccttggacctgtatagcaccctgccaGAGCAaccttttggtatgaaaaatgtAACCAAGGTGTCAgatcccagggtccagccctcaaaGAGGAGCGTTAGAGGCAAAAACCTTGGTCTTCTTCCTCGAGGCTCGGGTATCATTCACTTTGGCTTTTTTATATAGCACTTTGAATGGATTTGATAGCATGGCATAGCATTGTGATCCTGCCAGGAATCATTTAACAGAGCTTTACTTTAGCACAACAATAACCGTGACCAACATCTAAGATACTGgcaacaaaactgaggtactccctgtatgggaggggttaaataGAGTGTGACTTCCTGTTTTTTAagtgtaccagtgtccattcacctataggtggcataTAACCTACATAGTAATtattatggctgctctgtgtcccatgatgtatgataaagaaataataatatggTGAAGCTGAACTACTCTAAAGactatgtaaaaagaaaatgttaaaaaagtcAGTATCCTGATCACTGGCACACTagtcatatgatgatgctgtactgcactggtgacagtatacaaattttttttttttcaaatatacattttatttctttattaatttacaaaataaaaaaaacttgcattgCCACTTGGACTGTCTATTTTCCAAAAGTGAGGCATTTTGAAAGTACAGTATTTGCTCTATCCCGGCACTTtagggccccaagaaatgagataggctgtcagtacatcagaattgattaatttcaaatatatataccatagtctgTACCTTTCCTACAGATTAAATATTGTACAGTGATGTGGGTTatgtttaccaaagaaatgtagcagaagacactttggcctaaattcatgaagaaaatgttgttttcaaaattgtataacagaaacaaaaaaaagtgtgtttattTCAAagctttcagtcttttttcatgtatataataacaaacaaaatcaaatactaccaaaagaaagctctgtgtaaAAAAATGATACACATTTTGGTTGCATACAGTGTTACATGGCtgagcaattggcagttaaagtagcacagtgctgaatagcaaaaaaatgccctggtcaagAAGGGTGTAAAACCTTTCTGAGGTCAGGTGGTTACAgtatactaaaacaaaaaaaatgctgtttgattTAGTTACATTGGGAaagggttataacctctgtcagggttttttgctgtttgtgttggggagattttttttttttttataaattctttattttctcaACAGCAGTAACATTATGCAACAACATAAGTACGTATATCAACACTCCATTATAACTCTTATTCTCTTCAATTTATCCAATTA
Proteins encoded in this window:
- the LOC120947107 gene encoding interferon-induced protein with tetratricopeptide repeats 5-like → MSDILENSLMDHLQKLQCHFTWDLHGEDVDIDNVEERVNDQLVYLPDALKHRMYNLLAYLKHLKGDHEEAMIQLQKAEAQIQESNISEDTDVRRTVMYGNFAWVFYHQNQFTESSTYAEKAETILKQYESPPEKNTLLSDIYGEQGWTYLSFIGKYYQQAVECFEKALELSPEDPELNSGHAMAVYRLEMLSFSSNNTENKSVPLLERAVRLNPRDTVVKVLLALKYLDMKNYDQGAILIEQALQEQPESPYVLRYVAKCYIKNRRINEAIAMFKKVLSLTPNSSSVHYELAKCYKILIKMPTCYNKQQKSEAIENAIFHLEKAVALNRLFVPAHILLAQVYIKGNQHQKSKVVFDKTLIMNNISPEQKQELNLSWAQHLKNSRRSKSEAVRHYKEVIEIQSLSLFRETAIKELESLAETIIVQNPMDATGHALLGYIHQQRGQDI